A single region of the Streptomyces virginiae genome encodes:
- a CDS encoding cytochrome P450, with product MTQALLREIIDYANRANPYPLYEELRKTPVSHDGDGPYVVSTYYEIHSLLHDPRISSDAKNLKATGDDLLGDQSDEEGTTLPPSFLKLDPPDHDRLRRMTNRPFGPPHAPHRVHDMRDELGGLVTGLIDGIVETGQLDRIDLVDQFAYPFPVSVICRLLGIPREDEPRFHVWAETLAASLDPDPDADPTQRGQGSMDARMELGMYLAGLIEERRKNPGDDMLSQLATADGPDGAMTTMEALSTSALLLIAGHETTVNLITNGMLTLLRHPEALERLRNDPDLAVPIVEELLRYEPPVQLLPQRTTLSDIEVAGVTIPKGASVWLMLAAGNRDPKRFENPDRFDPDRKDIQHLGLGSGIHSCFGAPLARQEAQLALSELARRLENPRLLEDPPQYRQNSVLRGPRHLPIACDGIRP from the coding sequence ATGACCCAAGCCCTGCTGCGGGAGATCATCGACTACGCGAACCGCGCGAATCCGTACCCGCTGTACGAGGAGCTCCGCAAGACCCCGGTGTCCCACGACGGGGACGGCCCGTACGTGGTCAGTACGTACTACGAGATCCACAGCCTGCTGCACGACCCTCGCATCAGCTCCGACGCCAAGAACCTGAAGGCGACCGGGGACGATCTGCTGGGCGACCAGTCCGACGAGGAGGGCACGACGCTGCCCCCGTCCTTCCTCAAGCTCGACCCGCCCGACCACGACCGGTTGCGGCGGATGACGAACCGGCCGTTCGGCCCGCCGCACGCCCCCCACCGGGTGCACGACATGCGCGACGAACTCGGCGGCCTCGTCACCGGGCTCATCGACGGCATCGTGGAGACCGGGCAGCTGGACCGGATCGACCTGGTCGACCAGTTCGCGTACCCCTTCCCGGTCTCGGTCATCTGCCGGCTGCTCGGCATCCCCCGCGAGGACGAACCCCGCTTCCACGTCTGGGCGGAGACCCTGGCCGCCAGCCTGGACCCCGACCCGGACGCGGACCCCACCCAGCGTGGGCAGGGCTCGATGGACGCCCGCATGGAGCTGGGCATGTACCTGGCCGGGCTGATCGAGGAACGCCGCAAGAACCCCGGCGACGACATGCTGTCCCAGCTCGCGACGGCGGACGGCCCGGACGGCGCGATGACCACCATGGAGGCGCTCAGCACCTCCGCGCTGCTGCTGATCGCGGGCCACGAGACCACGGTCAACCTCATCACCAACGGGATGCTGACGCTGCTGCGCCACCCGGAGGCCTTGGAGCGGTTGCGCAACGACCCCGATCTGGCGGTCCCGATCGTCGAGGAACTGCTTCGCTACGAGCCGCCCGTACAGCTGCTGCCCCAGCGGACCACCCTCTCCGACATCGAGGTCGCCGGAGTCACGATCCCCAAGGGCGCGTCGGTGTGGCTGATGCTGGCCGCCGGGAACCGGGACCCGAAGCGGTTCGAGAACCCGGACCGCTTCGACCCCGACCGCAAGGACATCCAGCACCTCGGCCTCGGCAGTGGCATCCACAGCTGCTTCGGGGCGCCGCTGGCCCGGCAGGAGGCCCAGCTGGCACTGAGCGAGCTGGCCCGCCGGTTGGAGAACCCCCGGCTGCTGGAGGACCCGCCGCAGTACCGTCAGAACTCGGTCCTGCGCGGCCCGCGCCATCTGCCGATCGCCTGCGACGGCATCCGTCCCTGA
- a CDS encoding NAD(P)/FAD-dependent oxidoreductase: MTAAGTHDGALERLKREGRIVVVGASLAGLRAAETMREKGFAGSLTLIGDEPYEPYDRPPLSKQVLLGNAVADHTALPRRRAIDADWRLGVPATGLDMAARRVKLGNGDEVEYDRLLIATGVRARPWPNPEEGALKGVFVLRTRDDAEGLQRALAAGPRRVLVIGAGFTGSEIASACRERGLDVTVAERGDAPLVGALGGVIGAVAAEMHRENGVDLRTGVMVTSLEGDPSGRVRAAHLSDGSTIEAEVVVVSLGAQRNTEWLAGSGLGAGPRGIACDAGCRAFDIRGIVTDDIYVAGDVARSPHALFGYQFLSLEHWGNAVAQADTAAHNMLSESADRRPHLWVPAFWSSQFGVNIKSVGVPPMGTEILITQGSLAERRFAAAYGYQGRLIAAVTFDNCRWLPFYEQQIEATAPFPPEFSTVDRRPDGAKPLPADFPDPSVPTHGPTITLSGYSPADRKMTFTPGR, from the coding sequence GTGACCGCTGCAGGAACACACGACGGAGCCCTGGAGCGCCTCAAGCGCGAAGGCCGCATCGTCGTCGTCGGCGCCTCTCTGGCCGGTCTGCGGGCCGCCGAGACCATGCGCGAGAAGGGCTTCGCCGGTTCGCTCACGCTGATCGGCGACGAACCGTACGAGCCGTACGACCGGCCGCCGCTGTCCAAGCAGGTCCTGCTGGGCAACGCGGTCGCCGACCACACGGCGCTCCCCCGCCGCCGGGCGATCGACGCCGACTGGCGGCTCGGGGTCCCGGCCACCGGCCTGGACATGGCCGCCCGTCGGGTCAAGCTCGGCAACGGCGACGAGGTCGAGTACGACCGGCTGCTGATCGCCACCGGCGTACGCGCCCGGCCGTGGCCCAACCCGGAGGAGGGCGCCCTCAAGGGTGTCTTCGTCCTACGCACCCGCGACGACGCCGAGGGGCTGCAACGGGCTCTGGCCGCCGGTCCCCGCCGGGTGCTGGTCATCGGGGCCGGGTTCACCGGGTCCGAGATCGCCTCCGCGTGCCGGGAGCGCGGTCTGGACGTCACCGTCGCCGAACGGGGCGACGCGCCGCTGGTCGGTGCGCTGGGCGGGGTGATCGGCGCGGTGGCCGCCGAGATGCACCGCGAGAACGGCGTCGACCTGCGGACCGGGGTCATGGTCACCTCGCTGGAGGGCGACCCCTCCGGGCGGGTCCGCGCCGCGCACCTCTCCGACGGGTCGACCATCGAGGCGGAGGTGGTGGTCGTCTCGCTCGGCGCACAGCGCAACACCGAGTGGCTCGCCGGCTCGGGGCTGGGCGCGGGTCCTCGGGGCATCGCCTGTGACGCGGGCTGCCGGGCCTTCGACATCCGAGGCATCGTCACCGACGACATCTATGTGGCGGGTGACGTGGCACGTTCCCCGCACGCCCTGTTCGGCTACCAGTTCCTGTCGCTGGAGCACTGGGGCAACGCCGTCGCCCAGGCCGACACCGCCGCGCACAACATGCTCAGCGAGAGCGCCGACCGCCGCCCCCACCTGTGGGTTCCGGCGTTCTGGTCCTCCCAGTTCGGCGTGAACATCAAGTCGGTCGGGGTACCGCCGATGGGGACCGAGATCCTCATCACCCAGGGCTCGCTCGCCGAGCGCCGGTTCGCGGCCGCCTACGGGTACCAAGGGCGTCTGATCGCCGCCGTCACCTTCGACAACTGCCGGTGGCTGCCGTTCTACGAGCAGCAGATCGAGGCCACGGCCCCGTTCCCGCCGGAGTTCTCCACCGTGGACCGCAGGCCCGACGGAGCCAAGCCGCTGCCGGCCGACTTCCCGGACCCGTCCGTCCCCACCCACGGGCCGACGATCACGCTGAGCGGCTATTCACCGGCCGACCGGAAGATGACCTTCACCCCCGGAAGATGA
- a CDS encoding ferredoxin yields the protein MRLVVDLNRCQGYAQCAFLAPDVFAMHGDESLLYNPEADPAQREDVLRAVAACPVQAILLEITDEDMANMVTPDAVAGAGSRSGGAR from the coding sequence ATGAGGCTTGTCGTCGACCTCAACCGCTGTCAGGGATACGCCCAGTGCGCATTCCTCGCTCCCGATGTCTTCGCCATGCACGGCGACGAGTCGCTGCTCTACAACCCGGAGGCGGATCCGGCGCAGCGCGAGGACGTCCTGCGTGCCGTGGCCGCCTGCCCGGTGCAGGCCATCCTCCTGGAGATCACGGACGAGGACATGGCGAACATGGTCACCCCGGATGCCGTGGCCGGCGCCGGATCCCGTTCCGGAGGCGCCCGGTGA
- a CDS encoding LOG family protein, translating to MVNPDIEIETLAEFDQVVARGSLSGYRIQSVNLLDRTFALLAADTSTAVFLGCAMEPDAAAKVRADGALVFPPVPDLPFDPYRGLLYTPEELFTGLPDGYEATPDAEAYAWFQETRSDGDVFASMLRSVHDDAISDALDEHLAGARVVGVMGGHAMARGGTHYRGAAELGRALTRSGLIVATGGGPGAMEAANLGAYLAPAPDEALTEALEVLAKAPSFEPSVSEWAGAAFAVRERFPAGGDSVGIPTWFYGHEPPNAFAGHIAKYFANATREDGLLARSNAGVVYLPGAAGTLQEIFDNATPNYYESRGEPAPMILVGRAHWTEHLPAWPLLQALARGRAMESRIALVDSVDEVPDVLASMN from the coding sequence ATGGTCAACCCAGACATCGAGATCGAGACGCTCGCCGAATTCGACCAGGTCGTGGCGCGCGGCTCGCTCAGCGGCTACCGGATCCAGTCGGTCAACCTGCTGGATCGGACCTTCGCGCTGCTCGCCGCCGACACCTCGACGGCGGTGTTCCTGGGCTGCGCGATGGAGCCCGACGCGGCGGCGAAGGTCCGCGCCGACGGCGCGCTGGTCTTCCCGCCCGTACCGGACCTGCCGTTCGACCCGTACCGGGGTCTGCTCTACACGCCGGAGGAGCTCTTCACCGGGCTGCCCGACGGGTACGAGGCCACCCCGGACGCCGAGGCGTACGCCTGGTTCCAGGAGACCAGGTCCGACGGCGACGTCTTCGCCTCGATGCTCCGCTCCGTCCACGACGACGCCATCTCCGACGCCCTCGACGAGCACCTCGCCGGTGCCCGGGTCGTGGGCGTGATGGGCGGCCACGCGATGGCCCGCGGCGGTACGCACTACCGCGGCGCCGCCGAGCTGGGCAGGGCACTGACCCGGTCCGGGCTGATCGTGGCCACCGGTGGCGGCCCCGGCGCGATGGAGGCCGCCAACCTCGGCGCCTACCTGGCACCGGCCCCGGACGAGGCGCTCACGGAGGCCTTGGAGGTGCTGGCCAAGGCCCCCTCCTTCGAACCGTCGGTGTCCGAGTGGGCGGGCGCGGCCTTCGCCGTCCGCGAGCGCTTCCCCGCCGGTGGGGACTCGGTGGGCATCCCGACCTGGTTCTACGGGCACGAGCCGCCGAACGCCTTCGCGGGACACATCGCGAAGTACTTCGCGAACGCCACCCGTGAGGACGGTCTGCTGGCCCGCTCCAACGCGGGCGTGGTCTACCTGCCCGGCGCGGCGGGCACGCTCCAGGAGATCTTCGACAACGCCACGCCGAACTACTACGAGTCCCGGGGCGAGCCGGCGCCGATGATCCTGGTCGGCCGCGCCCACTGGACCGAGCACCTCCCGGCCTGGCCCCTGCTCCAGGCACTGGCGCGCGGCCGGGCGATGGAGTCCCGGATCGCGCTCGTCGACTCGGTGGACGAGGTCCCGGACGTCCTCGCCTCGATGAACTGA
- a CDS encoding ABC transporter ATP-binding protein, which translates to MVAPPDNAPPDNDVLWARSLHYSHDGSPALVDVSVGVRQGEILALTGPRGCGKTTLLRCLSGQLRPQQGEVWFNSVPVHTMGALIRERLRRDRFGWIGHEPQLLPELKAWENAALPLLLAGASHRAARNAACEWLDRLDIAGLARKRPAALTRAEAQRVALARALVNEPAVIFADEPTAPLHRTERALLLRTLTTAARSHDITVLVATHDEATAAVADRRIALLDGRLAGAAAAASPVADTTEDQAACSLSA; encoded by the coding sequence ATGGTGGCTCCACCGGACAATGCCCCGCCTGACAATGACGTCCTGTGGGCTCGGTCCCTTCACTACTCCCACGACGGCTCCCCCGCCCTCGTCGATGTCTCCGTCGGGGTCCGCCAGGGTGAGATCCTCGCCCTGACCGGTCCCCGCGGCTGTGGCAAGACCACCCTGCTCCGCTGCCTGTCCGGGCAGCTGCGGCCCCAACAGGGTGAGGTCTGGTTCAACAGCGTCCCCGTGCACACCATGGGCGCTCTCATCCGCGAACGGCTGCGCCGCGACCGGTTCGGCTGGATCGGCCACGAGCCCCAGCTGCTGCCCGAGCTGAAGGCCTGGGAGAACGCGGCCCTGCCCCTGCTGCTCGCCGGGGCCTCCCACCGCGCCGCCCGCAACGCCGCCTGCGAATGGCTGGACCGGCTCGACATCGCAGGTCTCGCCCGCAAGCGCCCCGCCGCGCTGACCCGTGCCGAGGCGCAGCGGGTCGCGCTCGCCCGGGCCCTGGTCAACGAGCCCGCGGTGATCTTCGCCGACGAGCCCACCGCCCCGCTGCACCGCACCGAGCGGGCCCTGTTGCTGCGTACGCTCACCACCGCGGCCCGCTCCCACGACATCACCGTGCTGGTGGCCACCCACGACGAGGCCACCGCTGCCGTCGCGGACCGCCGGATCGCCCTGCTCGACGGTCGCCTCGCGGGGGCCGCGGCCGCCGCCTCCCCCGTCGCCGACACCACGGAGGACCAGGCCGCGTGCTCGCTCTCCGCCTAG
- a CDS encoding aspartate aminotransferase family protein → MSQDLSKTAYDHLWMHFTRMSSYENSPVPTIVRGEGTYIWDDKGKRYLDGLAGLFVVNAGHGRKELAEVAYKQAQELAFFPIWSYAHPKAVELAERLAHYAPGDLNKVFFTTGGGEAVETAWKLAKQYFKLQGKHTKYKVISRAVAYHGTPQGALSITGLPALKAPFEPLVPGAHKVPNTNIYRAPIYGDDPEAYGRWCADQIEQEILFEGADTVAAVFLEPVQNAGGCFPPPPGYFQRVREICDEYDVLLVSDETICAFGRLGTMFACDKFDYVPDMITCAKGMTSGYSPIGACIISDRLAEPFYKGDNTFLHGYTFGGHPVSSAVALANLDIFDKEGLNQHVLDNEGAFFSTLKKLHDLPIVGDVRGNGYFYGIELVKDKVTKESFTDEETERVLYGFLSKALFENGLYCRADDRGDPVIQLAPPLIADQGTFDEIEGILRSVLTEAWTKL, encoded by the coding sequence GTGAGCCAGGACCTCTCCAAGACCGCGTACGACCACCTGTGGATGCACTTCACCCGCATGTCGTCGTACGAGAACTCCCCCGTCCCCACCATCGTGCGTGGTGAGGGCACCTACATCTGGGACGACAAGGGCAAGCGTTACCTCGACGGGCTCGCCGGCCTCTTCGTGGTCAACGCCGGTCACGGCCGCAAGGAACTGGCCGAGGTCGCCTACAAGCAGGCCCAGGAACTCGCGTTCTTCCCGATCTGGTCGTACGCGCACCCCAAGGCCGTCGAGCTCGCCGAGCGCCTCGCCCACTACGCTCCGGGCGACCTGAACAAGGTCTTCTTCACCACCGGTGGCGGCGAGGCCGTCGAGACCGCGTGGAAGCTCGCCAAGCAGTACTTCAAGCTCCAGGGCAAGCACACCAAGTACAAGGTCATCTCGCGTGCGGTCGCCTACCACGGCACCCCGCAGGGCGCCCTGTCGATCACCGGCCTGCCGGCCCTGAAGGCGCCCTTCGAGCCGCTGGTCCCCGGCGCGCACAAGGTGCCGAACACCAACATCTACCGCGCCCCGATCTACGGCGACGACCCCGAGGCCTACGGCCGCTGGTGCGCCGACCAGATCGAGCAGGAGATCCTCTTCGAGGGCGCCGACACCGTCGCCGCCGTCTTCCTGGAGCCGGTGCAGAACGCCGGTGGCTGCTTCCCGCCGCCGCCCGGGTACTTCCAGCGGGTCCGCGAGATCTGCGACGAGTACGACGTCCTGCTCGTCTCCGACGAGACGATCTGCGCGTTCGGCCGTCTGGGCACGATGTTCGCCTGCGACAAGTTCGACTACGTGCCGGACATGATCACCTGCGCCAAGGGCATGACCTCGGGCTACTCCCCGATCGGCGCCTGCATCATCTCGGACCGCCTCGCGGAGCCGTTCTACAAGGGTGACAACACCTTCCTGCACGGCTACACCTTCGGCGGCCACCCGGTCTCCTCGGCCGTCGCGCTGGCCAACCTCGACATCTTCGACAAGGAAGGCCTCAACCAGCACGTGCTGGACAACGAGGGCGCCTTCTTCTCGACGCTGAAGAAGCTGCATGACCTGCCGATCGTCGGCGACGTCCGCGGCAACGGCTACTTCTACGGCATCGAGCTCGTCAAGGACAAGGTCACGAAGGAGTCCTTCACGGACGAGGAGACGGAGCGCGTGCTCTACGGCTTCCTCTCCAAGGCGCTCTTCGAGAACGGCCTCTACTGCCGGGCCGACGACCGCGGTGACCCGGTCATCCAGCTCGCGCCGCCGCTGATCGCCGACCAGGGCACCTTCGACGAGATCGAAGGCATCCTGCGCTCGGTGCTCACCGAGGCGTGGACCAAGCTGTAA
- a CDS encoding Lrp/AsnC family transcriptional regulator, producing MHSEVVVSRSADSRNRQPSPSVDAVSLAIIEQLQEDGRRPYASIGKAVGLSEAAVRQRVQKLLDQGVMQIVAVTDPLTVGLRRQAMVGINVEGDLDPVADALTSMAECEYVVMTAGSFDLMVEIVCEDDDHLLETINKKIRTLPGVRSTESFVYLKLKKQTYMWGTR from the coding sequence GTGCACAGTGAGGTCGTGGTCAGTCGAAGCGCAGATTCCAGGAACAGACAACCGTCCCCTTCGGTCGATGCTGTGTCCCTGGCGATCATCGAGCAACTGCAGGAGGACGGTCGCCGTCCCTATGCGTCGATCGGCAAGGCCGTGGGCCTCTCCGAGGCGGCCGTGCGCCAGCGGGTGCAGAAACTGCTCGACCAGGGCGTCATGCAGATCGTCGCCGTCACCGACCCGCTCACCGTGGGCCTGCGACGCCAGGCCATGGTCGGCATCAACGTCGAGGGCGACCTCGACCCGGTGGCCGACGCGCTGACCTCCATGGCCGAGTGCGAATACGTGGTCATGACCGCAGGGTCGTTCGACCTGATGGTGGAGATCGTCTGCGAGGACGACGACCACCTGCTCGAAACGATCAACAAGAAGATCCGCACGCTCCCCGGCGTGCGATCAACCGAAAGCTTCGTTTATCTGAAGCTGAAGAAGCAGACCTACATGTGGGGAACTCGATAG
- a CDS encoding gamma-aminobutyraldehyde dehydrogenase, producing MTTELRRLRNYIGGEFKDAADGRTTEVVNPATGEVYATAPLSGQADVDAAMAAAAAAFPGWRDTTPAERQKALLKIADAFEARADELVAAESENTGKPLALTASEELPPMVDQIRFFAGAARLLEGRSAGEYMEGMTSIIRREPVGVCAQVAPWNYPMMMAVWKFAPAIAAGNTVVLKPSDTTPASTVLMAEIIDSVLPKGVFNVICGDRETGKAMVEHSTPAMASITGSVRAGMQVAESASKDVKRVHLELGGKAPVVVFEDADIAKAVEDIAVAGYFNAGQDCTAATRVLVHESIHDEFVAALAKAATDTKTGQPDDEDVLYGPLNNPNQLKQVAGFIERLPAHAKVEAGGHQVGEKGYFYAPTVVSGLKQDDEIIQNEVFGPVITVQSFTNEGQALEYANGVEFALASSVWTKDHGRAMRMSKNLDFGCVWINTHIPLVAEMPHGGFKKSGYGKDLSAYGFEDYTRIKHVMTSLDG from the coding sequence GTGACCACCGAACTGCGTCGTCTGCGCAACTACATCGGCGGGGAGTTCAAGGACGCCGCCGACGGGCGGACCACCGAGGTGGTCAACCCGGCCACCGGCGAGGTGTACGCCACCGCCCCGCTGTCGGGCCAGGCCGATGTGGATGCCGCCATGGCCGCTGCCGCGGCCGCCTTCCCGGGCTGGCGCGACACCACCCCCGCGGAGCGCCAGAAGGCCCTGCTGAAGATCGCGGACGCCTTCGAGGCGCGCGCGGACGAGCTCGTCGCCGCCGAATCGGAGAACACCGGCAAGCCGCTGGCCCTCACGGCCAGCGAGGAGCTGCCCCCGATGGTGGACCAGATCCGCTTCTTCGCGGGTGCCGCACGGCTCCTGGAGGGCCGCTCGGCCGGCGAGTACATGGAGGGGATGACCTCGATCATCCGCCGTGAGCCGGTCGGCGTCTGTGCCCAGGTCGCGCCGTGGAACTACCCGATGATGATGGCCGTGTGGAAGTTCGCCCCGGCCATCGCGGCGGGCAACACCGTCGTGCTCAAGCCCTCGGACACCACCCCGGCCTCCACCGTGCTGATGGCGGAGATCATCGACTCGGTGCTGCCCAAGGGCGTCTTCAACGTCATCTGCGGTGACCGCGAGACCGGCAAGGCCATGGTCGAGCACTCCACCCCGGCGATGGCCTCCATCACCGGCTCGGTGCGCGCGGGCATGCAGGTCGCCGAGAGCGCCTCCAAGGACGTCAAGCGCGTCCACCTGGAGCTCGGCGGCAAGGCCCCGGTCGTGGTCTTCGAGGACGCCGACATCGCCAAGGCCGTCGAGGACATCGCGGTCGCCGGCTACTTCAACGCCGGCCAGGACTGCACCGCCGCCACCCGCGTGCTCGTGCACGAGTCGATCCACGACGAGTTCGTGGCCGCGCTCGCCAAGGCCGCCACGGACACGAAGACCGGTCAGCCGGACGACGAGGACGTGCTGTACGGCCCGCTGAACAACCCGAACCAGCTCAAGCAGGTCGCGGGCTTCATCGAGCGCCTCCCCGCCCACGCCAAGGTCGAGGCGGGTGGCCACCAGGTCGGCGAAAAGGGCTACTTCTACGCCCCGACCGTGGTCTCCGGCCTCAAGCAGGACGACGAGATCATCCAGAACGAGGTCTTCGGCCCCGTCATCACCGTCCAGTCCTTCACGAACGAGGGTCAGGCCCTGGAGTACGCGAACGGCGTCGAGTTCGCCCTCGCCTCCTCCGTGTGGACCAAGGACCACGGCCGCGCGATGCGGATGTCCAAGAACCTCGACTTCGGCTGCGTGTGGATCAACACCCACATCCCGCTCGTCGCCGAGATGCCGCACGGTGGCTTCAAGAAGTCCGGCTACGGCAAGGACCTCTCCGCCTACGGCTTCGAGGACTACACGCGCATCAAGCACGTGATGACCTCGCTCGACGGCTGA
- a CDS encoding polyamine ABC transporter substrate-binding protein, translated as MPELAFSRRSALYGLGAAGLSAALAGCGVPAAYVPEEGRQGQDRSERDRSVVFSNWPLYIDTDEEDEERRPTLEAFSERTGIEVRYTEEINDNDEFFGKVSPALMNRQETGHDLIVVSDWMAARFVHLGWAQKLDRSAQPNVTRHLDPQLRSPAFDEGRLHTVPWQSGITGIAYNRKALGREIKSVKDLWQPDLAGKVTLFSGLDESFALLMQGNGVDVTRWTESDFHRMCDQVENMVKKKHIRRFTGNDYTSDLSKGDVLACQAYSGDAIQLQADNPDIEFVVPEEGAELWAESLLVPNLARHKANAEALIDHYYAPEVAASLAASVNYVCPVPAAREVLAASDDQETAELAENPLIFPDDDMRKRLVVARDISSAERRSLAKRWNAIVGL; from the coding sequence ATGCCTGAACTCGCCTTCTCCCGCCGTTCTGCGCTGTACGGCCTCGGTGCCGCGGGCCTGTCGGCCGCCCTCGCCGGCTGCGGCGTGCCCGCCGCCTACGTCCCCGAGGAAGGTCGCCAGGGTCAGGACCGTTCCGAGCGGGACCGCAGCGTCGTCTTCTCCAACTGGCCGCTGTACATCGACACCGACGAGGAGGACGAGGAGCGCCGCCCGACGCTGGAGGCCTTCTCGGAGCGGACCGGCATCGAGGTCCGCTACACCGAGGAGATCAACGACAACGACGAGTTCTTCGGCAAGGTCAGTCCGGCCCTGATGAACCGGCAGGAGACCGGCCACGACCTGATCGTGGTCAGCGACTGGATGGCCGCCCGCTTCGTCCACCTGGGCTGGGCCCAGAAGTTGGACCGGTCGGCCCAGCCCAACGTGACCCGCCACCTCGATCCGCAGCTGCGTTCCCCCGCCTTCGACGAGGGCCGGCTGCACACCGTCCCCTGGCAGTCGGGCATCACCGGGATCGCCTACAACCGCAAGGCCCTGGGGCGGGAGATCAAGTCGGTCAAGGATCTGTGGCAGCCCGATCTGGCGGGCAAGGTCACCCTCTTTTCCGGCCTCGACGAGTCCTTCGCCCTGCTGATGCAGGGCAACGGCGTGGACGTCACCCGCTGGACCGAGTCCGACTTCCACCGGATGTGCGACCAGGTCGAGAACATGGTGAAGAAGAAGCACATCCGCCGCTTCACCGGCAACGACTACACCTCCGATCTGAGCAAGGGCGATGTCCTCGCCTGCCAGGCCTACTCCGGTGACGCCATCCAGCTCCAGGCCGACAACCCGGACATCGAGTTCGTCGTCCCCGAGGAAGGGGCCGAACTCTGGGCGGAGAGCCTGCTCGTCCCCAACCTGGCCCGGCACAAGGCCAATGCCGAAGCCCTCATCGACCACTACTACGCCCCCGAGGTGGCCGCCTCCCTCGCCGCCTCCGTCAACTACGTGTGCCCCGTCCCCGCCGCCCGCGAGGTCCTGGCGGCCTCCGACGACCAGGAGACCGCCGAACTCGCCGAGAACCCGCTGATCTTCCCGGACGACGACATGCGCAAGCGGCTGGTCGTGGCCCGGGACATCTCCTCGGCCGAGCGCCGGTCCCTCGCCAAGCGGTGGAACGCGATCGTCGGCCTCTGA
- a CDS encoding serine hydrolase domain-containing protein → MKARTRTWIAAALVLGIASGPVVAHAAPAPVPAGVTAGVPAPLVSAPPNAAVLERAIAGLGAEHRDATAALVRVGGTSGSWRGSSGVADVVTGRAAVEEGRFRAGSVTKTFTAAVVLQLAAEGRVDLDRPVRRYLPVTVPDSYGAVTVRQLLNHTSGIPAADGPGDSFEAQWEHRFDVTDPHDQIADALAKPREFAPGTAQHYLNINYTVLGVLVEKVTGTSYEEAVGRRILRPLGLRQTSFPSRTQTRIHGPHNRGYQAIARADGSRELRDVTEWNSSDRWAAGDIISTTADLERFTKALFGGRVVPAAQLEEMFTVPAVQTFGKGEAATMSAGMSRMTLPDGTVLWGKTGGRHGYNTAMGASRDLSRTLVYSVNSTNAKGEELNPVVMGIVMAAFAR, encoded by the coding sequence ATGAAGGCTCGCACGCGCACATGGATCGCCGCCGCTCTGGTTCTGGGCATCGCGTCCGGACCGGTGGTCGCGCACGCGGCTCCGGCTCCCGTCCCGGCGGGGGTCACGGCGGGGGTCCCGGCGCCCCTCGTCTCCGCCCCGCCGAATGCCGCGGTGCTGGAGCGGGCGATCGCCGGTCTGGGGGCGGAGCACAGGGACGCGACCGCCGCGCTGGTCCGCGTCGGGGGTACGAGCGGGAGTTGGCGGGGCAGTTCCGGTGTCGCGGACGTCGTCACGGGTCGGGCCGCCGTCGAGGAGGGGAGGTTCCGGGCCGGGTCGGTGACCAAGACCTTCACCGCGGCGGTGGTGCTCCAGCTGGCGGCCGAGGGCCGGGTGGACCTGGACCGGCCGGTCCGGCGGTACCTGCCCGTGACCGTGCCCGATTCCTACGGTGCGGTCACCGTCCGGCAGTTGCTCAACCACACCAGCGGGATACCGGCGGCGGACGGCCCGGGCGACTCGTTCGAGGCGCAGTGGGAGCACCGCTTCGACGTGACCGACCCGCACGACCAGATCGCCGATGCGCTGGCGAAGCCGCGGGAGTTCGCTCCGGGCACGGCTCAGCACTATCTGAACATCAACTACACCGTGCTGGGCGTGCTCGTCGAGAAGGTGACGGGCACCTCGTACGAGGAGGCGGTCGGCCGGCGGATCCTGCGGCCGCTCGGTCTGCGTCAGACCTCGTTCCCGTCCCGGACGCAGACGAGGATCCACGGTCCTCACAACCGGGGGTACCAGGCGATAGCCCGGGCGGACGGCTCCCGGGAGCTGCGGGACGTGACCGAGTGGAACTCCTCGGACCGCTGGGCGGCGGGGGACATCATCTCGACCACGGCGGATCTGGAGCGTTTCACCAAGGCCCTGTTCGGCGGGCGGGTCGTGCCGGCGGCCCAGCTGGAGGAGATGTTCACGGTGCCCGCGGTGCAGACCTTCGGCAAGGGGGAGGCCGCCACGATGTCCGCGGGGATGTCCAGGATGACCCTGCCGGACGGCACGGTGCTGTGGGGCAAGACCGGTGGCCGGCACGGCTACAACACCGCCATGGGCGCGAGCCGGGACCTCTCCCGCACCTTGGTCTACTCGGTCAACTCCACGAACGCCAAGGGCGAGGAGTTGAACCCGGTGGTCATGGGCATCGTGATGGCGGCCTTCGCCCGGTAG